One window from the genome of Candidatus Methylomirabilota bacterium encodes:
- a CDS encoding vitamin B12-dependent ribonucleotide reductase, with translation MTSVQTRPAKTGRWSEAALRVLRERYLAREHGDVVETPEEMCWRVALAIAAAEARFGRSPAAQREIATAFYEMLVDGYFLPNSPTLMNAGKGNALQYSACYVLPVGDSMSEIFEAIKAAAIIQQSGGGTGFAFSRLRPKNDIVHSTGGRASGPVSFLRVFNAATEAVKQGGTRRGANMGVLRVDHPDILEFIESKLDGSVSNFNISVGATDAFMDALEAGVEYDLVNPRDGSLTGRLAATEVFRRIVRAAWRTGDPGLIFLDRINRSRANPTPALGPIEATNPCGEQPLSANDACNLGSVNVARFVRETAGGGAGLDWEELERVVRLAVRFLDDVIEVNPYPLPQIEATVKANRRIGLGVMGWADLLFQLNIPYDSEEALALAERLMGFIQEKAHDQSGRLAEERGPFPAFPHSIYRHGRALRNSTVTTIAPTGTISMIAGCSSGIEPTYALAFEHRVHGPDGERVLPFISETFERLARSRGFHSDALMAEVVRRGSVQGIAGLDESVRAVFKTAHEIDARWHVLHQATFQRHTDNGVSKTINLPHEATEEDVAQAYRLAWEKGCLGITVFRDGSKGVQVLHVGVGGADTAGGGPAERVVKPRPHSLAGSTYRMETPVGTAFITVNDTPGGDPFEVFVQVGKAGSDTMAVAEALGRLISLILRLPSPLSARRRVEEVISQLSRIGGGQPTGFGAAKILSLPDALARTLGEHVGHAEAAAEEPAAERRQIGDLCRECGQATFIYEEGCKKCVSCGFNEC, from the coding sequence ATGACCTCCGTCCAGACCCGTCCGGCCAAGACCGGACGGTGGAGCGAGGCCGCGCTGCGCGTTCTGCGCGAGCGCTACCTGGCGCGCGAGCACGGCGACGTCGTCGAGACGCCCGAGGAGATGTGCTGGCGGGTGGCCCTGGCCATCGCGGCGGCGGAGGCGCGCTTCGGCCGGAGCCCCGCCGCCCAGCGCGAGATCGCCACCGCCTTCTACGAGATGCTGGTGGACGGGTACTTCTTGCCCAACTCCCCGACGCTCATGAACGCGGGGAAGGGCAACGCCCTCCAGTACTCGGCGTGCTACGTGCTCCCCGTCGGCGACTCGATGAGCGAGATCTTCGAGGCGATCAAGGCGGCCGCGATCATCCAGCAGTCGGGCGGCGGCACCGGCTTCGCGTTCTCGCGCTTGCGGCCCAAGAACGACATCGTGCACTCCACGGGCGGCCGCGCCTCGGGGCCCGTCTCCTTCCTCCGCGTATTCAACGCGGCGACGGAAGCCGTGAAACAGGGGGGAACCCGACGCGGAGCCAATATGGGCGTGCTGCGCGTGGATCATCCCGACATCCTCGAGTTCATCGAGTCCAAGCTCGACGGCAGCGTGAGCAACTTCAACATCTCGGTCGGCGCCACCGACGCGTTCATGGATGCGCTGGAGGCGGGCGTCGAGTACGACCTCGTGAACCCGCGTGATGGCTCGTTGACGGGTCGCCTCGCCGCGACTGAAGTCTTCCGTAGGATCGTCCGTGCCGCATGGCGCACCGGCGATCCCGGGCTCATCTTTCTCGACCGCATCAATCGCAGCCGCGCGAATCCCACGCCGGCCCTGGGCCCGATCGAGGCGACTAACCCCTGTGGAGAGCAACCACTTTCTGCGAACGACGCGTGCAATCTCGGCTCGGTCAACGTCGCGCGCTTCGTGCGCGAGACGGCGGGCGGGGGCGCCGGGCTCGACTGGGAGGAGCTCGAGCGAGTGGTACGGCTCGCCGTGCGGTTCCTCGATGACGTCATCGAGGTAAACCCCTATCCGCTCCCCCAGATCGAGGCCACCGTGAAAGCCAACCGGCGTATCGGCCTCGGCGTGATGGGCTGGGCCGATCTGCTGTTCCAGCTGAACATCCCCTACGACTCCGAGGAGGCTCTCGCCCTTGCCGAGCGCCTCATGGGATTCATCCAGGAGAAGGCCCACGATCAGTCCGGGCGCCTCGCCGAGGAGCGCGGCCCGTTCCCGGCGTTCCCGCACTCGATCTACCGCCATGGCCGCGCGCTGCGGAACTCCACCGTCACGACCATCGCCCCGACCGGCACGATCTCGATGATCGCGGGCTGCTCGTCTGGCATCGAGCCGACCTACGCCCTCGCCTTCGAGCATCGTGTGCACGGGCCCGACGGCGAGCGCGTCCTGCCGTTCATCAGCGAGACGTTCGAGCGCCTCGCGCGCTCGCGCGGCTTCCACTCGGATGCGCTGATGGCCGAGGTGGTCCGGCGCGGCTCGGTGCAGGGGATCGCCGGCCTCGACGAGTCCGTGCGCGCGGTGTTCAAGACCGCCCACGAGATCGACGCGCGGTGGCACGTGCTCCACCAGGCGACGTTCCAGCGCCATACTGACAACGGCGTGTCCAAGACCATCAACCTGCCCCACGAGGCGACCGAGGAGGACGTGGCGCAGGCCTACCGGCTCGCGTGGGAGAAGGGGTGCCTCGGGATCACGGTGTTCCGCGATGGCAGCAAGGGTGTGCAGGTGCTCCACGTCGGTGTCGGCGGGGCGGACACCGCGGGCGGTGGCCCCGCCGAGCGCGTGGTCAAGCCGCGACCCCACAGCCTCGCCGGCTCGACGTATCGGATGGAAACGCCCGTTGGCACCGCGTTCATCACCGTCAACGACACGCCCGGGGGCGATCCCTTCGAGGTGTTCGTCCAGGTCGGCAAGGCCGGCTCCGACACCATGGCGGTGGCGGAGGCGCTCGGTCGGCTCATCTCCCTGATCCTGCGCTTGCCCTCGCCGTTATCGGCGCGGCGGCGGGTGGAGGAGGTCATCAGCCAGCTGTCCCGCATCGGCGGAGGCCAGCCCACCGGCTTCGGCGCCGCCAAGATTCTCTCGCTCCCCGACGCGCTCGCGCGCACCCTGGGCGAGCACGTGGGGCACGCGGAGGCCGCGGCGGAGGAGCCGGCCGCGGAGCGTCGGCAGATCGGCGACCTCTGCCGCGAATGCGGCCAGGCCACGTTCATTTACGAGGAAGGCTGCAAGAAGTGTGTCTCCTGCGGCTTCAACGAATGCTAG
- a CDS encoding efflux RND transporter periplasmic adaptor subunit, which yields MSALRRYRVGAALMVLAIIVGILVFYRLKDQQARAVQRPRGDTLVGVVAPVRKDLEVRFGTTADILANQQAAIFSKVSGYIRRIHVDRGDFVKEGQLLVEIDDQELQAQLQQARAGLLTGQASHQMARSTLDGNRANLENQRANLLKSRAVADNDARQSDRMKALFERGLVSATDWENARTTAEASRAQLQATEAQLRVAESQILTSESQVRLAEAQIETYQAALNLAQSNLANTRLVAPFAGYVSQRNLDAGAAVSAGSSGTNTSSLGILVVQDIKSVKVQVDVPERQIARVIPGVPVRLSVDPYTGHVFRGTVSRIVHALDPRARTMGVEVDIPNADGRLKPGMFARVDLVVDRRPGALAVPVEAVRLGDGRPSVVVVRGGAVEFIAVELGVTDGGWVEIVQGVGDKDSVIVQGKDLVKSGQKVKAVPATGI from the coding sequence ATGAGCGCTCTGCGGCGGTACCGGGTGGGCGCGGCGCTGATGGTGCTGGCCATCATCGTCGGCATCCTGGTGTTTTATCGGCTCAAGGACCAGCAGGCCCGCGCCGTGCAGCGGCCGCGCGGGGACACCCTGGTCGGGGTGGTCGCCCCCGTGCGCAAGGACCTCGAGGTACGCTTCGGGACTACCGCCGATATCCTGGCCAACCAGCAGGCGGCGATCTTCTCGAAGGTGTCAGGGTATATCCGGCGGATTCACGTCGACCGCGGCGACTTCGTCAAGGAGGGCCAGCTCCTCGTTGAGATCGACGACCAGGAGCTCCAGGCGCAGCTCCAGCAGGCGCGCGCGGGCCTGCTCACGGGCCAGGCCAGCCACCAGATGGCGCGCTCGACCCTGGACGGCAACCGCGCCAATCTCGAGAACCAGCGCGCCAATCTCCTGAAGTCGCGCGCGGTCGCCGACAACGACGCGCGACAGTCCGACCGGATGAAGGCGCTGTTCGAGCGCGGCCTCGTCTCGGCGACCGACTGGGAGAACGCGCGCACCACCGCCGAGGCCTCGCGGGCGCAGCTCCAGGCCACGGAGGCGCAGCTGCGCGTGGCCGAGAGCCAGATCCTCACCTCGGAGAGCCAGGTCCGGCTGGCCGAGGCGCAGATCGAGACCTATCAGGCCGCGCTGAACCTGGCGCAGAGCAATCTCGCGAACACTCGGCTCGTCGCGCCGTTCGCGGGCTACGTGTCGCAGCGGAACCTCGACGCGGGCGCTGCGGTCAGCGCGGGCTCGTCGGGCACCAACACGTCGTCGCTCGGCATCCTGGTCGTGCAGGACATCAAGAGCGTGAAAGTCCAGGTCGACGTCCCAGAGCGTCAAATCGCTCGTGTCATTCCGGGCGTCCCGGTCCGTCTGTCGGTGGATCCCTACACCGGCCACGTGTTCCGGGGCACCGTGAGCCGCATCGTGCACGCGCTCGACCCGCGCGCCCGCACCATGGGCGTCGAGGTCGACATCCCCAACGCGGACGGCCGGCTCAAGCCGGGCATGTTCGCCCGGGTGGATCTGGTGGTGGATCGCCGCCCGGGCGCGCTCGCCGTGCCGGTCGAGGCCGTGCGCCTCGGCGACGGGCGGCCCTCGGTGGTGGTCGTGCGCGGGGGCGCCGTCGAGTTCATCGCGGTCGAGCTGGGCGTGACCGACGGCGGCTGGGTGGAGATCGTCCAGGGCGTCGGGGACAAGGACTCCGTGATCGTGCAGGGCAAGGACCTCGTGAAATCCGGCCAGAAGGTCAAGGCCGTGCCGGCCACGGGAATCTGA
- a CDS encoding efflux RND transporter permease subunit produces the protein MWLTLMAMRNGIAILMCSLAIVLLGATSLSRTPVDLFPNINFPSIRIGTIYKGANVQDIERTVTYPIEKAVSAVAGVRYVESRSRQGLSVVEVQFNWGYDLDAGLTEVVQRIQQIMNTLPTGVQQPFILKFDLSNIPVCIVTVSGGGLDEKQLYDLAYNTVEPQLERIPGVASANVDGGKIRQITVNLNRDLLYAKGISVTEVARAFNDANFLLPSGDVKLGQLDYNVFTNNQFSVVEPMENVVVRRTPGGTAIRVRDLGRVEDSAETQQSVVRVNGERAVYLRVNKQPGGNTVDVVDQVRALMPKLLGIPPGVNVQMTFDQSTYIKQSIKSLWHEAAMGSVLAFGVILLFLRSLTSTFIISIAIPLSLLLTMIAMYMLGQTLNVFTLGGLALAVGRLVDDSIVELENINRHIAMADKPRRTAVLDAAREVAMPIFVSTITTIVVFLPTVFLEGQARLLFIPLTFTISCSLFASFLVSRTVTPLLCYHWLRPPTPPPPGTWNPLTLVLAWSSRRLEQLDAVYQRAITWALAHRKMVIGGVLAALVSALVLVPLIGTEFFPPSDESQFIIRVRAPVGTRVEETERLIAKMEGLLKDTLRPGEYSTILSTVGVPGGRSGLFSQNTGPHAAQLQVYLATADKRKRSDRDIVAAVRPKLAGQFPGTTYTVQFGGIVSRILNFGAQSAIEVEQLGYDLKDAERVAQDVTRVLQETPGIADAFVSREENYPQYDIVVDREKAAAAGVSQRDIAQAALFSLNSNVSVNPSIYTDPRTGNQYNAVVQLDEEFRSSPEDLGRLFVTGDGGRPVLLGNLAEIRQGTGPVMIERKYQQRIIKISANPTGRDLGALSEELEARFKQLPLPPGFSLQLGGQTVQQREAFGSLKFTTLLALVLVYMVMASQFRSLLDPFLIMFSVPLGMIGVIWALFLTNTTLNVTSFMGIIMMVGIVVSNGVLLVEYINELRRHGQELIPAVINGGRTRLRPILMTSLTTLAGLMPMALGIDVGSEANAPLARAVIGGLAVSTVLTLILIPTLYVMVETRFPRRVEDPHPAFTPQGETA, from the coding sequence ATGTGGCTGACCCTCATGGCCATGCGGAACGGGATCGCGATCCTGATGTGCTCGCTCGCGATCGTGCTCCTCGGGGCGACGTCGCTCAGCCGCACCCCGGTGGATCTCTTCCCAAACATCAACTTCCCCTCGATCCGGATCGGCACCATCTACAAGGGCGCCAACGTCCAGGACATCGAGCGCACCGTCACCTACCCCATCGAGAAGGCGGTCTCCGCGGTGGCGGGCGTCCGCTACGTGGAGTCGCGTTCGCGGCAGGGGCTGTCGGTGGTGGAGGTGCAGTTCAACTGGGGCTATGACCTGGACGCGGGCCTCACCGAGGTGGTGCAGCGCATCCAGCAGATCATGAACACGCTACCCACCGGGGTGCAGCAGCCTTTCATCCTCAAGTTCGACCTCTCCAACATCCCTGTCTGCATCGTGACAGTGTCGGGCGGCGGCCTGGACGAGAAGCAGCTCTACGATCTGGCCTACAACACCGTCGAGCCTCAGCTCGAGCGCATCCCCGGGGTCGCCTCCGCCAACGTCGACGGGGGCAAGATCCGCCAGATCACGGTGAACTTGAACCGCGACCTTCTCTACGCCAAGGGCATCTCCGTCACCGAGGTGGCGCGCGCCTTCAACGACGCGAACTTCCTCCTGCCCTCCGGGGACGTGAAGCTGGGGCAGCTGGACTACAACGTCTTCACCAACAATCAGTTCTCCGTGGTGGAGCCCATGGAGAACGTCGTGGTGCGGCGCACCCCCGGCGGCACCGCCATCCGCGTCCGCGACCTCGGCCGCGTGGAGGACTCCGCGGAGACGCAGCAGTCCGTGGTGCGGGTCAACGGCGAGCGCGCGGTGTACCTCCGGGTGAACAAGCAGCCGGGCGGCAACACCGTGGATGTGGTTGACCAGGTGCGGGCCCTGATGCCGAAGCTCCTGGGGATCCCCCCCGGGGTCAACGTGCAGATGACGTTCGATCAGTCCACCTACATCAAACAGTCCATCAAGAGCCTCTGGCACGAGGCGGCCATGGGCTCGGTGCTCGCCTTCGGCGTGATCCTGCTCTTCCTCCGGTCGCTCACCTCCACGTTCATCATCTCCATCGCCATCCCGCTGTCGCTGCTCCTGACCATGATCGCGATGTACATGCTGGGCCAGACCCTCAACGTCTTCACCCTGGGCGGTCTCGCCCTCGCGGTGGGCCGCCTGGTGGACGACTCGATCGTGGAGCTGGAGAACATCAACCGCCACATCGCCATGGCCGACAAGCCCCGGCGCACCGCCGTGCTGGACGCTGCGCGGGAGGTGGCGATGCCGATCTTCGTCTCGACCATCACGACCATCGTGGTGTTCCTCCCCACGGTGTTCCTCGAGGGGCAGGCCCGCCTCCTCTTCATCCCCCTGACGTTCACGATCTCCTGCTCGCTCTTCGCCTCCTTCCTCGTCTCGCGGACGGTCACCCCCCTCCTCTGCTACCACTGGCTCCGCCCGCCCACCCCGCCGCCGCCGGGCACGTGGAATCCGCTCACGCTCGTGCTCGCGTGGAGCTCGCGGCGGCTCGAGCAGCTGGACGCGGTGTACCAGCGTGCCATCACGTGGGCCCTCGCCCACCGGAAGATGGTGATCGGCGGCGTGCTCGCCGCGCTGGTGTCCGCGCTGGTCCTGGTTCCCCTCATCGGGACGGAGTTCTTCCCGCCCTCCGACGAGAGCCAGTTCATCATCCGCGTGCGCGCCCCCGTGGGGACCCGCGTTGAGGAGACCGAGCGGCTCATCGCGAAGATGGAGGGGCTGCTGAAGGACACGCTCAGGCCGGGCGAGTACAGCACCATCCTCTCGACGGTGGGCGTGCCCGGCGGGCGCTCCGGCCTCTTCTCCCAGAACACCGGGCCCCACGCCGCCCAGCTCCAGGTCTATCTCGCCACCGCGGATAAGCGGAAGCGCTCGGACCGGGACATCGTGGCGGCGGTGCGGCCCAAGCTCGCCGGCCAGTTCCCCGGCACCACCTACACGGTGCAGTTCGGCGGCATCGTGTCGCGCATCCTGAACTTCGGCGCCCAGTCCGCCATCGAGGTGGAGCAGCTGGGCTACGACCTCAAGGACGCGGAGCGAGTGGCCCAGGACGTGACGCGGGTGCTGCAGGAGACGCCGGGCATCGCCGACGCCTTCGTGAGCCGCGAGGAGAACTACCCGCAGTACGACATCGTGGTGGACCGCGAGAAAGCCGCCGCCGCGGGGGTGAGCCAGCGCGACATCGCCCAGGCCGCGCTCTTCTCCCTCAACAGCAACGTGAGCGTGAATCCCTCGATCTACACCGACCCGCGCACCGGCAACCAGTACAACGCGGTGGTCCAGCTCGACGAGGAGTTCCGCTCGAGCCCCGAGGACCTGGGGCGCCTGTTCGTCACCGGCGACGGCGGCCGGCCGGTGCTCCTGGGCAACCTCGCCGAGATCCGCCAGGGCACCGGGCCGGTGATGATCGAGCGCAAGTACCAGCAGCGCATCATCAAGATCTCGGCGAATCCGACCGGGCGCGACCTCGGCGCCCTCTCGGAGGAGCTCGAAGCCCGCTTCAAGCAGCTCCCGCTGCCGCCCGGCTTCTCCCTGCAACTCGGCGGGCAGACGGTGCAGCAGCGCGAGGCGTTCGGGAGCCTCAAGTTCACCACGCTGCTCGCCCTCGTCCTCGTCTACATGGTCATGGCCTCGCAGTTCCGCTCGCTGCTCGACCCCTTCCTCATCATGTTCTCGGTGCCGCTGGGGATGATCGGCGTAATCTGGGCGCTCTTCCTCACCAACACCACGCTCAACGTGACGTCCTTCATGGGCATCATCATGATGGTGGGCATCGTGGTGTCGAATGGCGTGCTCCTCGTCGAGTACATCAATGAGCTGCGCCGCCACGGTCAGGAGCTCATCCCCGCCGTGATCAACGGCGGCCGCACGCGGCTCCGTCCCATCCTCATGACCAGCCTCACCACCCTGGCGGGCCTCATGCCCATGGCCCTCGGCATCGATGTCGGCAGCGAGGCCAACGCGCCCCTGGCGCGGGCGGTCATCGGCGGCCTCGCCGTGTCGACGGTGCTGACCCTGATCCTGATCCCGACGCTCTACGTCATGGTGGAGACCCGCTTCCCGCGGCGCGTGGAGGATCCGCATCCCGCGTTCACGCCCCAAGGAGAGACCGCATGA